Proteins from a genomic interval of Scomber japonicus isolate fScoJap1 chromosome 10, fScoJap1.pri, whole genome shotgun sequence:
- the nop2 gene encoding probable 28S rRNA (cytosine(4447)-C(5))-methyltransferase, whose amino-acid sequence MGRKLDPTTKVKRGPGKKTKKQQGAETELVKFLTDEDTGPKRLSSRGRKRAAKRVQKVEAPAKEKPKKGFTDENNKWLTPAKRKRKINEPENEDDSDEIWEQEEDEEEEQQQKKGGKDQGKKEGKKAAKLKEVEEEDEEEDDDDDDEEMVDDYGTLDDGSGEEGAEEESDGEELLPIERAAKKAKKLKETMGLGSDDDDDDDDDDDDDDDDNDEDKSDADMDEEDTVQANIDEMDKFRLPGAEESEKESVLPLDLKSIYQRIKDNIDVLCNFSTKREEGKERAEYISLLKKDLCTYYSYNNFLIEKLMDLFPLSELVDFLEANEVHRPVTIRTNTLKTRRRDLAQALINRGVNLDPLGKWSKVGLVIYDSSVPIGATPEYLAGQYMLQGASSFLPVMALSPQEGELVLDMSSAPGGKTTYIAQLMRNTGVIVANDANADRLKSVVGNIHRLGVTNTVVCNYDGRQFPKVMGGFDRVLLDAPCSGTGVIAKDPAVKTSKDEADILRSAHLQKELILSAIDSVNAESPTGGYLIYCTCSIMVEENEWVVDYALKKRNVKLVPTGLDFGKEGFTRFKERRFHPTLKLSRRFYPHSHNMDGFFVAKLKKFSNVVPTAPTGKEEENTEAPEATVVTDSPDEKPSESDKTKKTVPGKAGKAGKSKEKAQANGTAAKKTANIQPKGKKDSPAGPKKAKIAKMDGETVKGSGAKKPTAKAADETKTSKADKKEGSRFEKKQANKRKSPMKASNRIGKNKFQKLKHMLQKQTGGE is encoded by the exons ATGGGTCGGAAGTTGGATCCCACCACCAAGGTGAAGAGAGGCCCCGGGAAGAAAACCAAGAAGCAGCAAGGGGCAGAGACTGAGTTGGTCAAGTTTCTAACTGATG AGGATACTGGACCAAAACGTCTGTCAAGTCGAGGCAGGAAAAG AGCTGCAAAGAGAGTCCAAAAAGTGGAAGCGCCTGCCAAGGAGAAGCCCAAGAAAG gattcaCTGATGAGAACAATAAATGGTTGACACCAGCAAAGAGGAAGCGCAAAATCAATGAACCTGAGAATGAGGATGACAGCGATGAGATCTGGGAgcaagaagaagatgaggaagaggagcagcagcagaagaaaggTGGAAAAGaccaaggaaagaaggaaggaaagaaggctgCAAAATTGaaagaagtggaggaggaggatgaagaggaagatgatgatgatgacgatgaagaAATGGTTGATGACTACGGTACACTTGATGATGGCAGTGGCGAAGAAGGAGCTGAGGAGGAAAGTGATGGAGAGGAG CTTCTTCCCATTGAGCGTGCAGCCAAGAAAGCGAAAAAGCTGAAGGAAACCATGGGTCTAGGGAGtgacgacgacgatgatgatgatgatgatgatgatgatgatgatgacgacaaTGATGAAGATAAATCAGATGCTGACATGGATGAGGAAGACACAGTTCAAGCCAACATAGATGAAATGGATAAATTCAGACTACCTGGGGCAGAGGAGAGTGAGAAGGAAA gtgTACTGCCACTAGACCTGAAGTCAATCTATCAAAGAATAAAGGACAACATTGACGTCCTTTGTAATTTCTCaacaaaaagagaggaggggaaagagagagccGAGTACATTTCTCTCCTGAAGAAGGATCTCTGCACCTATTACAGCTATAACAACTTCCTCATCGAGAAGTTAATGGACCTCTTCCCTCTGTCAGAG tTGGTTGATTTCCTGGAGGCCAATGAAGTTCACAGACCTGTCACAATCCGGACCAACACGCTGAAAACAAGGAGGCGGGACCTTGCACAG GCCTTAATCAACAGAGGAGTTAACCTTGATCCACTGGGAAAATGGTCCAAAGTGGGTTTGGTCATCTACGACTCCTCAGTGCCCATAG GTGCCACTCCAGAGTATCTGGCTGGTCAGTACATGCTGCAAGGAGCCTCCAGTTTCCTGCCAGTCATGGCGCTCTCACCACAGGAGGGAGAGCTTGTGTTGGACATGAGCTCAGCTCCAGGAGGCAAGACCACCTATATTG CTCAGCTGATGAGAAACACAGGGGTGATCGTGGCCAACGACGCCAACGCTGACAGATTGAAGAGTGTAGTGGGCAACATCCATCGTCTGGGCGTCACCAACACAGTGGTTTGCAACTACGATGGCAGGCAGTTCCCAAAG GTGATGGGAGGGTTTGATAGAGTGCTGCTTGATGCTCCGTGCTCAGGCACAGGAGTCATCGCTAAAGACCCTGCTGTGAAGACCAGTAAG GATGAGGCCGACATCCTGCGCTCTGCCCATTTGCAGAAAGAGTTGATTCTGTCTGCCATCGACTCTGTCAATGCTGAATCCCCTACAGGAGGATATCTGATCTACTGCACATGTTCAATAATG GTGGAGGAGAATGAATGGGTGGTGGACTACGctttaaagaaaaggaatgtGAAGTTAGTTCCCACTGGACTTGATTTTGGCAAGGAAGGCTTCACCAG gTTCAAAGAACGTAGATTCCATCCAACTCTCAAACTCTCACGGCGGTTTTACCCTCATTCTCACAATATGGACGGGTTCTTTGTGGCCAAGCTGAAGAAGTTCTCCAATGTAGTTCCAACTGCACCCACAGGCAAAg AAGAAGAGAACACAGAGGCTCCCGAGGCAACGGTAGTTACAGATTCTCCTGATGAGAAACCATCTGAAAGCGACAAGACCAAGAAGACCGTCCCCGGCAAGGCAGGCAAGGCAGGCAAGTCAAAGGAAAAAGCCCAAGCCAACGGAACAGCAGCCAAGAAAACAGCAAACATCCAGCCCAAAGGCAAAAAGGACTCACCTGCTGGACCCAAAAAAGCAAAGATCGCcaagatggatggagagactGTGAAGGGGTCAGGAGCCAAGAAACCCACAGCGAAGGCAGCTGATGAGACCAAAACATCAAAAGCTGACAAAAAGGAAGGGAGCAGATTTGAGAAAAAGCAGGCCAATAAGAGAAAATCACCCATGAAAGCAAGTAATAGAATCGGCAAGAATAAATTCCAAAAGTTGAAGCACATGCTGCAGAAACAAACTGGTGGAGAATGA
- the emg1 gene encoding ribosomal RNA small subunit methyltransferase NEP1: MAAPNVNKRGLEHLDEYEPKPAKHLRSLHDRMAERRLVVILEGASLETVKVGKTFELLNCDQHKNIIIKSGRNPGHIRPDITHQCLLMLMDSPLNRAGLLQVYIHTEKNALIEINPQTRIPRTFPRFCGLMVQLLHKLSVRAADGPQKLLRMIKNPVSDHLPPGCPRIATSFSAGEEAVCPRTVVPEGPAAVVIGAFAHGAVNVDYTEKTVSISNYPLSAALTCAKMCSAFEEVWGVV; the protein is encoded by the exons ATGGCAGCTCCTAACGTGAACAAACGTGGTCTTGAACATTTGGACGAATATGAACCCAAACCTGCCAAACACCTCCGCAGCCTACACGACCGTATGGCGGAGAGGCGGCTGGTGGTTATTCTGGAGGGAGCATCGTTAGAAACAGTGAAG GTCGGCAAAACCTTCGAGCTGTTGAACTGCGACCAACACAAAAATATAATCATTAAAAGTGGAAGAAATCCAGGACACATTAGACCAGATATCACACATCAG TGTCTGCTCATGTTGATGGACAGCCCGTTGAACAGGGCAGGCCTGCTGCAGGTTTACATCCACACAGAGAAAAATGCCTTAATAGAGATCAACCCACAGACACGCATCCCAAGAACCTTCCCCCGCTTCTGTGGCCTTATGG TTCAGCTGCTGCACAAGCTGAGCGTCAGGGCGGCCGATGGTCCTCAAAAGCTTCTGAGAATGATTAAAAACCCAGTGTCTGACCACCTTCCTCCTGGCTGCCCCCGCATCGCCACCTCCTTCTCTGCCGGAGAAGAAGCGGTCTGCCCTCGGACCGTGGTGCCTGAGGGTCCGGCTGCGGTGGTGATTGGAGCGTTCGCACACGGAGCG GTGAACGTAGACTACACAGAGAAGACCGTGTCCATCAGTAACTACCCCCTCTCTGCCGCACTGACCTGTGCCAAAATGTGCTCTGCGTTTGAAGAGGTGTGGGGTGTCGTGTGA
- the LOC128366276 gene encoding histone H1-like has translation MRREGSEIIASTWGALEHANIGVKARENEPLTLIKLIGRPSKTPAGKGLGKAGAKRLGRLLKRAIQPQEESTGERNDALPKTPVRLFKYQIQNETENAPKTNTEPLASPHVSKLILSVVSQCKHRGGISMAELKQTLAAGGYNVTKNNRRVNVATKRLVNNETLVRTTRNATFSLNNKKVVDTTHIRTSLRKSPQPKEDLKQSTTASKPPKGAVTSHRPARKTPRAAVKSRKPNVKSRKPAAKSPKGKTRKPAPKSQKPKGKTRKPAAKSQKPKGKTRQDQ, from the exons atgaggagagaaggatCAGAAATAATAGCTTCAACCTGGGGAGCACTGGAACATGCTAACATCGGCGTTAAAGCACGAGAAAATGAACCTTTAACGCTGATAAAACTAATAGGTAGACCTAGTAAAACTCCAGCTGGGAAAGGCCTGGGAAAAGCAGGAGCTAAACGCTTGGGCCGACTACTGAAACGAGCCATCCAGCCGCAGGAGGAGTCCACCGGAGAGAGAAACGATGCTCTGCCAA AGACTCCTGTTCGCCTCTTCAAGTATCAGATTCAAAATGAGACTGAGAACGCACCCAAGACAAACACCGAGCCGCTGGCATCGCCTCACGTCTCCAAGCTCATCCTCAGTGTGGTTTCCCAGTGCAAACACAGAGGTGGCATCTCCATGGCAGAGCTCAAGCAGACGCTGGCTGCTGGAGGCTACAATGTCACCAAGAACAACAGGCGGGTTAACGTGGCGACCAAAAGGCTAGTCAACAACGAGACACTTGTAAGAACTACAAGAAATGCAACATTCAGCCTCAACAATAAG AAAGTGGTTGACACAACACACATAAGGACAAGTCTGAGGAAATCTCCACAACCAAAAGAAGACCTGAAACAGAGCACCACAGCCAGCAAACCCCCCAAAGGAGCAGTAACGTCACACAGACCAGCCAGAAAGACTCCCAGAGCAGCAGTCAAATCCAGAAAACCAAACGTCAAGAGTCGCAAACCAGCTGCCAAATCGCCAAAAGGCAAGACCCGTAAACCAGCACCCAAATCACAAAAACCAAAAGGAAAGACTCGCAAACCAGCAGCCAAGTCACAAAAACCCAAAGGAAAGACTC GTCAGGATCAGTAG